AAGACCACGCCATCGTGCGCATGCGTGCGCGGCGTACTGGCAACAGTGCCTGGGTAGACAAGGATGGCCACGTGATCGGCGAGGACGGCATGAGCCAAATGCCGGAGGGCTACAAGGACTGGCAGACCAGGCAAGTGGTGGAGATCCTGGACAGCGGCAAGAACAACAACCCGTCCAATCACTCGACCATCATGACCAACCCGATGCATGCAGAGAAGGCGCTGGCTTATGACGTGGCGATTGGCGTGAACTATCTGACGCTCGAACAGATGAATGAACTGCGCATTGAAGCCGATTGGCGGTTCGGCAAAGGGCTGGATGATGATCACCCGAACAAGAAATACTCGCGGTATTTCTTTACGGGCAAACTCAACGACAAGTTTCTTCAGGAGTGGGTCAAGCACGACGAGGAGGCCCAAATGCCGCCGGGCATCGTGGACGAGCGGGAGGGCGGCATGCATCTGGTACTGGGGGCGGTGGCATGAGGGTCTTGATGGCAACGTGGCCGCGCCGGCTGGGTCTGGCGCTGGGTATTCTGGTGTTATCGGCGGGGTTGATGCTGGCGTGGATGGTGGATGACGCGCAGACGCCGCCGCGCTTTTACAGTGACGAGGAATTGATGAAGCGATTGGTAATCATGCCGGCTCTGCTGGCCGGTATCGTGTTCTTGTTCGGCACAGCGTTGATGCAACGGTCGGCGCAAGCGGCCACCCCCAAGGCGGAAGCCGCGACCGCCACAGCGGAACCGGCCAAGCCTTTCATGGCGCAGGTGGTGGGCCTCGAATGGCTGAACCCGCTGCAACGTCGGGACTACCCGACCGAGTGGCAACTGTTGTGGACACTGGGCCTTGTTCAGCCCAACAAGAAAGACGACATGGTGCGTACGGACCCCAAGAGCTTTACAACTCTGCAACTTGTCGCTGATGTTGCCTTTGGCAACTGGGGAAAGGAAACCATCCGAGGCTACTACCGAAAATACGTTGACGAGTTGCTAGTGCTGCTCCGTCAGCGTTACCTGATGAACTCGAGCTATTTCTACACGGTGGCCTCTGAGGACCGCAAAGAGTGGCGGGAACTGGCGGGTATCCGTGTGGAACTGGCGGTACCGGCGAACCGGCTCGATCCAGTCGAGACGCAGACCTATCTAAGCAAAGAGATGGTCAGCTTCTTCGAGATCGGCAACCGTTCCGCTCCCGACCTGTGGAGCCGCGATACGCCCCCCGACGTGCGCGTGACCCAGGGCGGCGCCAACGTCGGCTTCACCTCGCTCAATGCCGCGCTCGACTACCTGCAAGCCCACCCGCAGGAAAGCGTCTGGGTGATGAACTGGGACGCGCCCGACTTCCCGTCCAAGGAAGCGAAGATCAACGAAAACCTCGCCGTGCTCTTCCTGGCCGGCCCGGAACTGAAAACCGAGCGCGACCCGCTGGCCTGGATCGGCCGCGCCGCCACCGGCAACGTCAACGACTACGAGCGCAAGGCCGGCACGACCCGCGTGATCCAGGCGTGGAAGGCCACCATCGAGGCCGCAGCAAAGAATGCCGGCCGCAGCACTGAGGACATCCAGTACACCATCCACGACGCGGGCAAGGGATCGGACACCGCATCGGATCGCCTCGCGGGCCTGAGCCGCACGCTCACGGAAACGATGCTGGAGTTCGACTACCAGAAGCAGACTTTCAACACAGCGGGCCTGCTGGGCGACATGGGCGCGGGCTCGGCGTTGACCAACGTAGCGCTGGCGATTGCCCGCGCCAACCACCTGGGCGGCAGCGTGCTGGTGGCCGGCACGACCGATCCGGAGCATCCCGCCGCCGTGGTGGTGGCCCCGCCGGCCAAGCTCACGCCCATCGACCCCGACAAGGACTGGTTCCGCGCCCGCGGCGAGAACAATGCCTATCTGCCATGGTGGGGCCATCGCCATGGCGAGAAGTACGGCACTGTGCAGGGCTATTCCTGGTGAGGCGGGACATGATGCGTGGAATCATTCGAGTAGGCGACGCCACCAGCCACGGCGGCCGCGTGGAAACCGGCGCCCCGGCCAGCACGGTGATGGGCCGCGCCGTGGCCCGCAAAGGCGATCGTTGCTCCTGTCCGGTGCCGGGCCATCAGGACTGCACGATCGCGGAGGGCGATGCGGCGTTCATCGTCGCCGGACAGCCCGCCGCGTTCGACAGGCATAAGACCACATGCGGGGCCGTGCTGATTTCCAGCGCGCCGACTTCGGGCAGGACGTAGTCCAAAGAAGCACCACTCAACCACACTGAAATCGTGAAGAACGCGATTCAGTCGCTTGCCTTGGTGCTTGTTCCCACCGCTCAGCGGGCGTACCCATCTGCCTGACCGGGCGGCGGTGTCTGGAAAGGGCTCCGCGTGAGCCCGTGTGCATGGCGTGCTCAGCCTCAGCACTCCACGATATTCACCGCCAGCCCGCCACGGGCGGTTTCCTTGTATTTCGTCTTCATGTCGGCCCCCGTCTCCCGCATCGTCTTGATGACGGAATCGAGCGAGACGTAGTGCGTGCCGTCGCCGCGCAACGCCATGCGTGCCGCGTTGACGGCCTTCACGGAGGCCATCGCATTGCGCTCGATGCACGGAATCTGCACCAGCCCGCCGACCGGGTCGCAGGTCAGGCCGAGGTTGTGTTCCATGCCGATCTCGGCGGCGTTCTCGACCTGCGCGGGCGTGCCGCCCAGCACGGCGGCCAGTGCGCCCGCCGCCATCGAGCACGCCACGCCCACTTCGCCCTGGCAGCCGACCTCGGCGCCGGAGATGGAGGCGTTCATCTTGTACAGCATGCCGATCGCGCCGGCGGTCAGCAGGAAATCGACCACGCCGTTGTCGTTGGCGCCGGGCACGAAGCGGTCGTAGTAGTGCAGCACGGCGGGGATGATGCCGGCCGCGCCGTTGGTCGGCGCCGTGACCACGCGCCCGCCGGCGGCGTTCTCTTCGTTGACGGCGATGGCGTACAAGTTGACCCAGTCGATGACGGACAGCGGATCGGACAGCGTGCGCTCGGCTTGGCCGGTCAGCCGCGTGTACAGCTCGGCGGCGCGGCGGCGCACGTGGAACGGGCCGGGCAGTTCGCCCTCGGTGCGGCAGCCGCGCGCCACGCAGGCCTGCATCACGTGCCAGATGTTGAGCAGGCCCGCGCGCACCTCGGCTTCGCTGCGCCAGGTCAACTCGTTCTCGAGCATCAGCCGGGCGATGGACTTGCCCGTCGCCCCGCACATCGCCAGCAGCTCGCGGCCGCTGCGGAATGGGTGGGGCAACTGGCCGTGCGCGCTCAGGACCTGCGTGTTGGGCGCCCCCGCCGTGACGACGAAGCCGCCGCCCACCGACAGGTAGCGCGCCTCGCGCAGCCGCTCGCCGGCCGCGTCGAAGGCGTGGAACTTCATGCCGTTGGGATGCTCGGCCATGGCTTCGCGCCGGTAGAAGGCAATGTGCTCCTTCTCGGTGAAGCGCACCGCATGCCGGCCCAGCAGCGACAGCGATTGCGATTGGCGCAGCGCGGCCAGCTTGGCGTCGATGGTATCGGGGTCGATGGTGTCGGGCGCCTCGCCCATCAGGCCGAGGATGACGCCGCGGTCGGTGCCGTGGCCCTTGCCGGTGGCGCCGAGCGAGCCGTACAGCTCGACGCGCACGCCGGCGACTTGCGGCATCAGCCCGTCGGCCTCCAGGCCGGAGGCGAACATCAGCGCGGCGCGCATCGGGCCGACCGTGTGCGAACTGGACGGGCCGATGCCGATCTTGAAGAGGTCGAAAACAGAAACAGCCATGGTGGGGCTCCGGGGGCAGGGCGGCGCGGGTGGGCTCGTGGCCGCCCGCGCGCGGGGTTCTCAGATGAAAACGGCCGCCCCGTGGTACGAGGCGGCCGTCGGTGGACGCGGCGTGCGCCGCGTCCGGGGTCGCCGGATCAGTCCTGCGCGTACTCGCTCATCGGCACGCAGGCGCAGAACAGGTTGCGGTCGCCGTAGACGTTGTCGGCGCGGCCGACCGGCGGCCAGTACTTGCGCGCGCGCAGCGAGGCCACCGGGTAGGCGGCCTGTTCGCGCGTGTACTGGTGCGACCAGTCGTCGGCCATCACCACCTGGGCGGTGTGCGGCGCGTGCTTGAGCGGGTTGTCCTCGCGGTCGAACGCGCCCGAGATCACCTTGTCGACTTCGCCGCGGATGGCGATCATCGCGTCGATGAAGCGGTCGAGTTCCACCTTGGGCTCGCTCTCGGTCGGCTCGATCATCAGCGTGCCCGGCACCGGGAAGCTCATGGTCGGTGCGTGGAAGCCGAAGTCCATCAGGCGCTTGGCGATGTCTTCGTTGCTGATGCCGGATTCCTTCTGCAGCGGACGGATATCGAGAATGCACTCGTGCGCCACCAGGTCGTGCGCGCCCGTGTACAGCACCGGGTAGTACGGCGAGAGGCGCTTGGCCACGTAGTTGGCCGACAGGATGGCCGTCTCGGTGGCGGCGGTCAGGCCGGCCGCGCCCATCATGGCGATGTACATCCACGAGATCGGCAGGATCGAGGCGGAGCCGAACGGGGCGGCCGACACCGCGCCGATGTTCCGGCTGGCATCTTCACCCGAGGCCGCGCGGCCGGGCAGGAACGGCGCGAGGTGCGCGCCCACCGCCACCGGGCCCACGCCCGGGCCGCCACCGCCGTGCGGAATGCAGAAGGTCTTGTGCAGGTTCAGGTGCGACACGTCGCCGCCGAAATGGCCCGGCGCGGCGGTGCCGACCATGGCGTTCATGTTGGCGCCGTCCACGTACACCTGGCCGCCATGGCTGTGCACGATCTCGCAGACGCGCTTGACGCCTTCCTCGAACACGCCGTGCGTGGACGGGTAGGTGATCATGATGGCCGCCAGGTTGGCACTGTGCTCGGCCGCCTTCTTCTCCAGGTCGGCCAGGTCCACGTTGCCGCGCTCGTCGCACGCGACCACCACCACCTTCATGCCGGCCATCTGCGCCGAGGCGGGGTTGGTGCCGTGCGCCGACGACGGGATCAGGCACACATCGCGGTGGCCCTCGCCGCGGCTGGCGTGGTAGGCGTGGATGATCAGCAGGCCGGCATATTCACCCTGCGAGCCGGCGTTCGGCTGCAGGCTCACGGCCGCGTAGCCGGTGGCGGCGCACAGCATCTGCTCGAGCTGGTCGATCATCTCGCGGTAGCCCACGGTCTGGTCGGCCGGCGCGAACGGGTGGATGTTGGCAAACTCGGGCCACGTCACCGGCAGCATCTCGGCGGTGGCGTTGAGCTTCATCGTGCACGAGCCCAGCGGGATCATGGTGCGGTCCAGCGCCAGGTCCTTGTCGGCGAGGCTGCGCAGGTAGCGCAGCATTTCGTGCTCGGAGTGATGCGCGTTGAAGACCGGGTGCGTCAGGTACGCGCTCTGGCGCACCAGCGAGGCCGGATAGGCCTCGGCCACGCCGGCTTCGACCTGGTCGAAATCCGGCGCGGCCGCGTGCGCGGCGTGCGCGAAAAGCTCCCACAGCGCCACCACGTCGGTGCGCGTGACGGTCTCGTCCAGCGAGATGCCCAGGCGAGCGTCGTCGATCTGGCGCAGGTTGAACCCGTGCGCTTGCGCGGCGATGTGCAGGTTGGCGGTGCGCGGGCCGGTGGCGACAGTCAGCGTATCGAAGAAGGCATCGGCTTCGAGCGTGTAGCCGACCGCGCGCAGGCCGGCGGCCAGCGTGGCGGTCAGGCGGTGCACGCGCTGGGCGATGCGCTTGAGGCCCTGCGGGCCGTGGTAGACGGCGTACATCGACGCCATCACGCCCAGCAGCACCTGCGCGGTACAGATGTTGGAGGTGGCCTTCTCGCGGCGGATGTGCTGCTCGCGCGTCTGCAGCGCGAGGCGGTAGGCCGGGTTGCCCTGCGCATCGACCGTCACGCCCACCAGGCGGCCCGGCATCGAGCGCTTGAAGGCATCGCGCACGGCCATGTAGCCGGCGTGCGGGCCGCCGAAGCCGAACGGCACGCCGAAGCGCTGTGTGTTGCCGACCACCACGTCGGCGCCCCATTCGCCCGGGGCGGCCAGCAGCGTCAGCGCCAGCAGGTCGGCCGCGACCACCACCAGGCCGGCGGCGGCGTGCACGGCGTCGGTCAGGGCCTTGTAGGCAGCCAGATCACCCAGCAACGCACCGTTGGCGCCGGGGTACTGCAGCAGCACGCCGAAGGCGTTGTGCCTGGCGGCGTCGGCAGCCGGGCCGGTGACCACGTCCACGCCGATCGGCTGGGCGCGCGTGCGCACCACTTCCAGCGTCTGCGGCAGTACATCGTCGGCCACGAAAAAGACATTGGACTGGTGTTTGCCCACGCGCTGCAGCAGCGTCATCGCTTCGGCGGCGGCGGTGGCCTCGTCGAGCATCGACGCGTTGGCGATGTCCATCGCCGTCAGGTCCATCACCATCTGCTGGAAGTTCAGCATCGCTTCCAGGCGGCCTTGCGAGATCTCGGGCTGGTAGGGCGTGTAGGCGGTGTACCAGGCCGGGTTCTCGAGGATGTTGCGCAGGATCACGCCCGGCGTGTGGGTGCCGTAATAGCCCTGGCCGATCAGGCTCTTGGCCACGCGGTTCTGGCCGGCGATGCCGCGCAGTTTGGCCAGTGCCGCTTCTTCCGTCAGCGGCTGGGTGAACTCGCCCAGCCGCATGCCGTCCCGGCGGCGGATGGCGGGCGGGATCACGGCGTCGATCAGCGCGGCGCGGCTGGCATAGCCGAGCGTGGCGAGCATCGTGGCCTGTTCGTCGGACGACGGGCCGATGTGGCGTTCGGCGAAGGCGTCGCGCGCCTCCAGTGCGGCCAGCGTGGGGCGTTCGGCGAGGGTGTTGGCAAGGGCCGAGGAAGCGGGGTGCGGAGCGTTCATGGCAAGGGCTCAAAATTCAGGCGATGGCCGATGCGCGGGTCAGGCGCATCGGCTGGGGCACAACTCAGGCGCCGGCGGCGGCCTTGTACTGGTCGGCCGACAGCAGGGCGCTCACGTCGTCGACGTTGGCCGGCTTGATCTTGAAGAGCCACGCATCGTAGGCGTCTTCATTGACGGACTCGGGCGAGCCGGCGGCATCGGCGTTGTTGCCGATGATCTCGCCGGTCACCGGGGCGTAGATGTCGGACGCGGCCTTGACCGATTCCACCACGGCAATCGCCTCGCCCTTGTTCACCTTGCGGCCGGCTTCCGGCAGCTCCAGGAAGACGATGTCGCCGAGCTGCTCCTGTGCCAGGTCGGTGATGCCGATAGTCAGCGTGCCGTCGGCCTCCGTGCGGACCCACTCGTGGGACTCGGTGTACTTCAGCTCTGCGGGCGTGTTGCTCATGAAGGGTTCTCCGGAAGAAGGATAAGGATGGATTCGAATTCGGGGTTCAGCTGACCAGCGCCTTGCCATTGCGCACGAACGGCAGTTTAACCACAGTCGCGGTCAGCTTGCGGTCGCGGATCTCGACCTGCACGTCGGTGCCGATGGCCACGTCCTTGGGCAGGCGCGCCAGCGCGATCGATTGCGACAGGCTGGGGCTGAAGGTGCCGCTGGTGATTTCACCGTCACCGGCGGGCGTGATGACTTTCTGGTGGGCGCGCAGCACGCCGCCCTTGTCGCGCAGCAGCAGGCCGACGAACTGGTCGCGCTGGCCGTTGGCGGCGAGCGCCGCCTTGCCGTTGAAGCCGCGCTCGCTCTGCAGGTCGACCGTCCAGGCCAGGCCGGCGTCCAGCGGCGAGACGTGCTCGTCCATGTCCTGGCCGTAGAGGTTCATGCCGGCTTCCAGGCGCAGCGTGTCGCGCGCGCCCAGGCCGCAGGGGCGCACGCCGGCCTGCAGCAGGCGCTCCCATACGCCGGCGATCTGCGCGGCGGGCACCACCAGCTCGAAGCCGTCTTCACCCGTATAGCCGGTGCGCGCGACCATGATCTCGCCCACGCCGTCGATGGTGGCGAAGCCCGCGTTGAACGGCTTGAGCGCCTCGCCCACCGCCTGCGTGCCCGGCAATGCGGCGTAGGTCTTGGCGCGCGCGTTCGGGCCCTGCACGGCCACGATGCCGAGCGGCTCCGGGCCCGCGTTGTTGTCGGCGCGGCGCGGTGTGACGGTCACGCCGGTGCCGGCGGCGGCGTTCTGCGCGACGATCCATTCGAGGTCGGTCGGCGCGGTGCCGGCATTGACCACCAGGCGGAACCAGTCTTCACGGAAGAAATAGACGATCAGATCGTCGATCACCCCGCCCTTGGGGTTGAGCATGCAGGTGTAGAGCGCCTTGCCCGGGGTCTGCAGCTTGTCGACGTTGTTGGCGAGCAGCCCGCGCAGGAAATCGCGTACCCGCGCACCGGTGAGGTCGACCACGCACATGTGCGAAACGTCGAAGATGCCGGCATCGCGGCGCACGGCGTGATGTTCCTCGATCTGGGAGCCGTAGTTGACCGGCATGTCCCAGCCGCCAAAGTCGACCATGCGGGCGCCCAGCGAGCGGTGGATGGCATTGAGCGGCGTGTGTTGGAGCGTCATGGAATCTCTCGGCAGGAGCGCCGCCAGGTGGCCTGGGCGCGCGGCGCATGATGGTTCGGGGCCAAAAAGCAAAAAGGCCACCCGCGCAGCCTGACGCTTCATGGTGACGCCATGAAGATCAGGCTGCGCGGGTGGCCCCTCTGTCCTTGGTACCTGAGAGATTGGGAAGCGGCGCAACGCGCGCGGCGGTTCCGTGAGCCCCTTCGGTGGGCGCCTGCGATGATGGCGCGGCGCCGCTCTCCAGAGTGCAGCCGGGCGCACGCCCAGCCGATCCACCCGGTCCTGGATGCCTGAGAGTTTTCGGGTGCTACCCCTTCGGCGGCGACTGACCGTGTGCGGCCGACGCGCTCTCCCGGATGGATGGGCGGAATGTACGGAAGGGGGGCGGGATTGTCAATTGGGGCGGGGAGGGGGGATTTGCGAGGGCCGGATTTGCCCTATCGGTCCGTCCCGGAATGCGTCCCCTGCCGGCCGGCTGGGATCGGCGGTAGCTTCGGCAACAGTGCGCGGACAAAGAGAACGGCCCGGAAGGTTTTGAAACCCCGAGGCCGGGACAAGCCGATCACCCCGAATAGCATGGTCGTGGCGCCCCCAGGATTTTCGCAGACCCCGGACCCGGTCACCGTTTGGATTTTCTGAGCGCGGAAACCCAGTGTCGGCGACGCGCTATCGCGAGCGGCGCCCTGATTGTTTCGCCGATTCTTACCCTTTAATCGCCGCTTTCCCACCATTATCAGCACGTTGCGCCGGGGTGCATTCAACCATTGAATTTCTTTGCGGGGTGCGGTTGGGAACATGGGTTGCTACACTGATTTTTGCGCCCCTGTGAGCGATTATATTCATAACGGGAGATTAAATGGCTTGGCTTGACGCTGCGAGAGTGATTTCCATATTTGCGGTTGTATTTCTTCACATCTCGGCATCCGTTGTTACCGAAGCTGACTTCGGTTCTTCATTTTGGTGGCATGGCAATTTTTATGACTCGATGGTGCGCTGGTGTGTTCCGGTTTTCGTGATGATCAGCGGCGCGTTGCTGCTGGATGAAAGCAGGGTGGAGGATGCCGTCACCTTCTACAAAAGGCGAGTCGGGAGACTATTGCTGCCCCTGATATTCTGGACGATCGCCTTCCTATTCTGGAATGCGATCAAGGCCAGATTCTCCGGCGCGGAATTCGGTCTGGTTCATGCCGTGAAGAGTGTGGCGAACGGAAAGCCGCACTATCACATGTGGTTCTTGTTCATGATATTCGGCCTGTATCTGTTTACACCGCTGATCCGGACGCTGGTCAGAAATGCCGGGAGGCGCGAACTATGGTTTTTCGTCATTGTCATGTTCTCTCTTTCCGCGCTGGATGAGCTGCTGGGGATTTTTTTTGATGGCGAAGACGGGTTCTTTCTGTTCTGGTTTCTTCCCTACATTCCATATTTCATCTGCGGCCACTTGATTGCCAGCAGCAAAAGGAATGACGGGAAGTTCATTTCTTTGGTGGTATTTGTCGCCTCTGTTTTTGTTACGGCAATAGGATTTTATCTTTTGACTGGAATGAAAGGGCCGGAGAAGGGGATTTATTTTTACGGCAACCTCAGCGTCTCCGTGATACCGATGTCGATTGCGTTGATGTGGCTGCTGAGGTCGCTTAGTTTCAGCGAGCGGGTTGCCGAGTGGCTTGGGGCAATGTCGGCCCTGACGCTTGGCATCTACCTGATCCATCCGGTTTTTCTGGAGTCTTTCAGATTTTTTTATTTCAAGGCCAAGGATTATTACCCTTTGCTCTCCGTTCCGGCGCTCACGGTGCTGATCTTTGGCGGCTCCCTGATGTTTGCTTTCGTGCTGCGGAAGACGCCTTACCTGAAGAGGGTGATCTAGATCGGAGCGCCCGCTCTCGCATCAAGAAAGGCACCCTCTGGAGCAGGAACGGCCAAGCCGTTGATCCGCCTGGGCAGATCAACGGCTTGGCCGTTTCCATCGCTTTCTTCGGCCGGCGTCTGGCGCCGGCGCACGGAGAACTCAGTTGCCGATCTGGCGACTCACCTTGTTTTCCTGCTGGTTCAGGACGCGCTGTTCCGGCTTGGTGATGTGTCCGCCATTCTGGGCCGCCATGTTGCGCTCTTCCCGGCGGATCTGGCGGTCTTCCTTGTGCAGCGTGCGCGCTTGCGCTTTGGACATCTCGCCTTCCTTCACTTCGTTGTGGATGCGACGGTTCTGGTTGGCTAGGCGCTGGTTGACCTCGGCGCGGCGCGGGTGATCCTTCTGCCACTCGGTCTGGGCGAAAGCGCCCGACGCGGCGGTCAGGGTAACAGCGGTCAGGACGATGGCTTTGGCGATGCGGCTCATGGTGGGCTCCTCCGGTTCGGCGGCTGACCGATTCAGCCACCGTCCTGTCCTTAACGGCAGCCCATCGCGAAGGGGCGACCGGCATCGTGTAACTGCGCGTAAGCGGTGTAACCGGCGGCGGCCGTTGGCCGGCGCGAGCCCGGGCTGAACCGCCCAAGCCCGCCGAAACCGGGCACCAGGAACCGCCTCCTACGCGTGCTACCATCCCACCCCGCTGCTCCTTACCCCGCCTGTTCATCCCCATGTCTTCCGGTCTCGCCCACGGGCTCAATGCCGCCCAATCCGAAGGTGTGCACTATCTCGATGGCCCGTGCCTGGTGCTTGCCGGGGCAGGGTCGGGCAAGACCCGGGTGATCACACAGAAGATCGCGCACCTGATCCTGGACAAGGGCTTCGAGCCGCGCCACATCGCCGCCGTCACATTTACGAACAAGGCGGCCAAGGAAATGCAGGAACGGGTGGCCAAGCTGATGGACTGCAAGACGCGCGAAGACGGCAAGCGCATCCCCATCAAGCAGCTGACGGTGTGTACCTTCCACTCGCTGGGCGTGCAGATCCTGCGCGCGGAGGCCGAGCACGTGGGCCTGAAGCCGCGCTTCTCGATCATGGATTCGGACGATTGCTTCGGCATGATCCAGGAGCAACTGGCGACGACGGACAAGCAGTTGATCCGCCGCGTGCAGAGTGCGATCTCGCTGTGGAAGAACGGCCTCGTCGATCCGGAATCCGCCATCGCCGAGGCCATCGCCAACAACAGCGCCGACGATCACCAGGCCGCGCTGGTCTACCGCAACTACGTCGCCACGCTGCATGCCTACCAGGCGGTGGATTTCGACGACCTGATCCGCATCCCGGCCGAGCTGTTCGCGAGCAACGAAGCGGTGCGCCTGAAGTGGCAGAACCGCCTGCGCTACTTCCTCGTCGACGAGTACCAGGACACCAACGCCTGCCAGTACCAACTGCTGAAGCTGCTGGCGGGCGGCTCGCACCTGCGCGCGCCAGCCTTCACGGCGGTGGGCGACGACGACCAGGCCATCTACGGCTGGCGCGGCGCGACGCTGGACAACCTCAAGCTGCTGCAGACCGACTTCCCCAGCCTGAAGGTCATCAAGCTGGAGCAGAACTACCGCTCCACGGTACGCATCCTCAATGCGGCCAACGCGGTGATCGCGCAGAACCCCAAGCTGTTCGAGAAGACGCTGTGGAGCGAGCACGGCATGGGCGATGCGATCAACGTGTCGGGGGCCAACGATGAAGAGCACGAGGCCGAGAGCGTGGTGTTCAAGCTCTCGGCCCACAAGTTCGAGCGGCGCGCGCAGTTTCGCGATTACGCGATCCTGTACCGCGGCAATTTCCAGGCGCGGCTGTTCGAGCAGATCCTGCGGCGCGAGCGCATTCCGTATGTGCTCTCGGGCGGCCAGAGCTTTTTTGACAAGGCCGAGATCAAGGACCTGTGCGCCTACCTGCGCCTGATCGCCAACGCCGACGACGATCCCGCCTTCATCCGCGCCGTCACCACGCCCAAGCGCGGCGTGGGCAACGCGACGCTGGAGGTGCTCGGCGCGTTCGCGGGGCAGGCCAAGGTGTCGCTGTTCGAGGCGGCGATGATGGGCGGCATCGAGGCCAAGCTGGCGCCGCGCCAGCTTGAGCCGCTGCGAGTGTTCTGCGAATTCATCGTCCGGCTGTCGGACCGCGCCGCGCGCGAGCCGGCCAGCACGCTGCTCGACGAGATGATGGGCGGCATCCACTACGAGGCCTACCTGTACGACACCTACGACGAGCGCCAGGCCCAGAACAAGTGGACCAACGTGCTGGAGTTTCTCGACTGGCTCAAGCGCAAGGGCACCAAGCCGGAGAACCTCGAGGCCGAGGACGCCACCGGCTACGACAACGCCGACGGCCTGATGGACAC
The sequence above is drawn from the Ralstonia solanacearum K60 genome and encodes:
- a CDS encoding virulence factor, which produces MATWPRRLGLALGILVLSAGLMLAWMVDDAQTPPRFYSDEELMKRLVIMPALLAGIVFLFGTALMQRSAQAATPKAEAATATAEPAKPFMAQVVGLEWLNPLQRRDYPTEWQLLWTLGLVQPNKKDDMVRTDPKSFTTLQLVADVAFGNWGKETIRGYYRKYVDELLVLLRQRYLMNSSYFYTVASEDRKEWRELAGIRVELAVPANRLDPVETQTYLSKEMVSFFEIGNRSAPDLWSRDTPPDVRVTQGGANVGFTSLNAALDYLQAHPQESVWVMNWDAPDFPSKEAKINENLAVLFLAGPELKTERDPLAWIGRAATGNVNDYERKAGTTRVIQAWKATIEAAAKNAGRSTEDIQYTIHDAGKGSDTASDRLAGLSRTLTETMLEFDYQKQTFNTAGLLGDMGAGSALTNVALAIARANHLGGSVLVAGTTDPEHPAAVVVAPPAKLTPIDPDKDWFRARGENNAYLPWWGHRHGEKYGTVQGYSW
- a CDS encoding PAAR domain-containing protein, with protein sequence MRGIIRVGDATSHGGRVETGAPASTVMGRAVARKGDRCSCPVPGHQDCTIAEGDAAFIVAGQPAAFDRHKTTCGAVLISSAPTSGRT
- a CDS encoding L-serine ammonia-lyase is translated as MAVSVFDLFKIGIGPSSSHTVGPMRAALMFASGLEADGLMPQVAGVRVELYGSLGATGKGHGTDRGVILGLMGEAPDTIDPDTIDAKLAALRQSQSLSLLGRHAVRFTEKEHIAFYRREAMAEHPNGMKFHAFDAAGERLREARYLSVGGGFVVTAGAPNTQVLSAHGQLPHPFRSGRELLAMCGATGKSIARLMLENELTWRSEAEVRAGLLNIWHVMQACVARGCRTEGELPGPFHVRRRAAELYTRLTGQAERTLSDPLSVIDWVNLYAIAVNEENAAGGRVVTAPTNGAAGIIPAVLHYYDRFVPGANDNGVVDFLLTAGAIGMLYKMNASISGAEVGCQGEVGVACSMAAGALAAVLGGTPAQVENAAEIGMEHNLGLTCDPVGGLVQIPCIERNAMASVKAVNAARMALRGDGTHYVSLDSVIKTMRETGADMKTKYKETARGGLAVNIVEC
- the gcvP gene encoding aminomethyl-transferring glycine dehydrogenase, yielding MNAPHPASSALANTLAERPTLAALEARDAFAERHIGPSSDEQATMLATLGYASRAALIDAVIPPAIRRRDGMRLGEFTQPLTEEAALAKLRGIAGQNRVAKSLIGQGYYGTHTPGVILRNILENPAWYTAYTPYQPEISQGRLEAMLNFQQMVMDLTAMDIANASMLDEATAAAEAMTLLQRVGKHQSNVFFVADDVLPQTLEVVRTRAQPIGVDVVTGPAADAARHNAFGVLLQYPGANGALLGDLAAYKALTDAVHAAAGLVVVAADLLALTLLAAPGEWGADVVVGNTQRFGVPFGFGGPHAGYMAVRDAFKRSMPGRLVGVTVDAQGNPAYRLALQTREQHIRREKATSNICTAQVLLGVMASMYAVYHGPQGLKRIAQRVHRLTATLAAGLRAVGYTLEADAFFDTLTVATGPRTANLHIAAQAHGFNLRQIDDARLGISLDETVTRTDVVALWELFAHAAHAAAPDFDQVEAGVAEAYPASLVRQSAYLTHPVFNAHHSEHEMLRYLRSLADKDLALDRTMIPLGSCTMKLNATAEMLPVTWPEFANIHPFAPADQTVGYREMIDQLEQMLCAATGYAAVSLQPNAGSQGEYAGLLIIHAYHASRGEGHRDVCLIPSSAHGTNPASAQMAGMKVVVVACDERGNVDLADLEKKAAEHSANLAAIMITYPSTHGVFEEGVKRVCEIVHSHGGQVYVDGANMNAMVGTAAPGHFGGDVSHLNLHKTFCIPHGGGGPGVGPVAVGAHLAPFLPGRAASGEDASRNIGAVSAAPFGSASILPISWMYIAMMGAAGLTAATETAILSANYVAKRLSPYYPVLYTGAHDLVAHECILDIRPLQKESGISNEDIAKRLMDFGFHAPTMSFPVPGTLMIEPTESEPKVELDRFIDAMIAIRGEVDKVISGAFDREDNPLKHAPHTAQVVMADDWSHQYTREQAAYPVASLRARKYWPPVGRADNVYGDRNLFCACVPMSEYAQD
- the gcvH gene encoding glycine cleavage system protein GcvH → MSNTPAELKYTESHEWVRTEADGTLTIGITDLAQEQLGDIVFLELPEAGRKVNKGEAIAVVESVKAASDIYAPVTGEIIGNNADAAGSPESVNEDAYDAWLFKIKPANVDDVSALLSADQYKAAAGA
- the gcvT gene encoding glycine cleavage system aminomethyltransferase GcvT, with the protein product MTLQHTPLNAIHRSLGARMVDFGGWDMPVNYGSQIEEHHAVRRDAGIFDVSHMCVVDLTGARVRDFLRGLLANNVDKLQTPGKALYTCMLNPKGGVIDDLIVYFFREDWFRLVVNAGTAPTDLEWIVAQNAAAGTGVTVTPRRADNNAGPEPLGIVAVQGPNARAKTYAALPGTQAVGEALKPFNAGFATIDGVGEIMVARTGYTGEDGFELVVPAAQIAGVWERLLQAGVRPCGLGARDTLRLEAGMNLYGQDMDEHVSPLDAGLAWTVDLQSERGFNGKAALAANGQRDQFVGLLLRDKGGVLRAHQKVITPAGDGEITSGTFSPSLSQSIALARLPKDVAIGTDVQVEIRDRKLTATVVKLPFVRNGKALVS
- a CDS encoding acyltransferase, which translates into the protein MAWLDAARVISIFAVVFLHISASVVTEADFGSSFWWHGNFYDSMVRWCVPVFVMISGALLLDESRVEDAVTFYKRRVGRLLLPLIFWTIAFLFWNAIKARFSGAEFGLVHAVKSVANGKPHYHMWFLFMIFGLYLFTPLIRTLVRNAGRRELWFFVIVMFSLSALDELLGIFFDGEDGFFLFWFLPYIPYFICGHLIASSKRNDGKFISLVVFVASVFVTAIGFYLLTGMKGPEKGIYFYGNLSVSVIPMSIALMWLLRSLSFSERVAEWLGAMSALTLGIYLIHPVFLESFRFFYFKAKDYYPLLSVPALTVLIFGGSLMFAFVLRKTPYLKRVI